Proteins encoded within one genomic window of Zootoca vivipara chromosome 12, rZooViv1.1, whole genome shotgun sequence:
- the PSMA2 gene encoding proteasome subunit alpha type-2: MAERGYSFSLTTFSPSGKLVQIEYALAAVAAGAPSVGIKASNGVVLATEKKQKSILYDERSVHKVESITKHIGLVYSGMGPDYRVLVHRARKLAQQYYLVYHEPIPTAQLVQRIASVMQEYTQSGGVRPFGVSLLICGWNEGRPYLFQSDPSGAYFAWKATAMGKNYVNGKTFLEKRYNEDLELEDAIHTAILTLKESFEGQMTEDNIEVGICNEAGFRRLTPTEVKDYLAAIA; the protein is encoded by the exons ATGGCGGAACGCGGGTACAGCTTCTCCCTCACCACTTTCAG CCCTTCTGGAAAGCTTGTTCAGATTGAATATGCTTTGGCAGCTGTTGCCGCAGGAGCCCCATCTGTTGGAATTAAAG CTTCAAATGGCGTGGTACTGGCAACAGAAAAAAAGCAGAAATCCATTCTGTATGATGAACGAAGTGTACACAAAGTGGAATCCATAACCAAACACATAGGCTTGGTGTATAGTGGCATGGGTCCTGATTACAG aGTACTTGTCCACAGAGCACGCAAACTAGCCCAGCAGTACTACTTGGTTTATCATGAACCTATTCCAACAGCTCAGCTAGTGCAGAGAATTGCTTCTGTGATGCAAGAATACACACAATCTGG GGGTGTACGCCCATTTGGTGTATCATTGCTAATATGTGGGTGGAATGAAGGACGACCATACTTATTCCAGTCTGATCCATCT GGTGCTTATTTTGCGTGGAAAGCAACTGCAATGGGAAAAAACTATGTGAATGGAAAGACATTCCTTGAAAAGAG GTACAACGAAGACTTGGAGCTTGAAGATGCTATTCATACTGCTATATTGACACTGAAG GAAAGCTTTGAAGGACAAATGACAGAAGATAACATAGAGGTTGGCATCTGTAATGAGGCAGGATTTAGAAGACTCACTCCAACTGAGGTTAAGGATTACCTGGCTGCAATTGCCTAG
- the MRPL32 gene encoding large ribosomal subunit protein bL32m, with protein MAVAALLLVFPSPLPRIQGFLRSCWSQLGCRSPPWAPALAIQGPAFLPEPIEENAESKETPSFLDSIFWMAAPKSRRTIEVNRCRRRNPRNLIKIKRNIDVCPQCGNLKQKHILCGYCYAKVKQETIAIRKEIGAQEGGPHKAPSTETVVLYEGEKARDEDEGKRIIERTRKRPSWFTQD; from the exons ATGGCGGTGGCCGCGCTGCTGCTGGTGTTCCCGTCTCCTTTGCCGAGGATCCAAGGCTTCCTCCGAAGCTGCTGGTCCCAGCTCGGCTGCCGCAGCCCGCCTTGGG CTCCTGCTTTAGCAATTCAGGGTCCAGCTTTTTTGCCTGAACCTATAGAAGAGAATGCTGAAAGTAAGGAGACTCCAAGCTTTCTAGACAGCATATTTTGGATGGCAGCCCCAAAATCAAGGCGGACCATTGAAGTAAATCGCTGCAGGCGAAGGAATCCTAGGAACCTTATAAAAATAAAG CGAAACATTGATGTCTGTCCTCAGTGTGGCAACCTGAAACAGAAGCATATTCTTTGTGGCTATTGTTATGCAAAGGTTAAACAGGAGACAATTGCCATAAGGAAAGAAATAGGGGCGCAGGAGGGAGGACCACATAAGGCTCCATCTACAGAGACTGTTGTACTGTATGAGGGAGAGAAAGCCAGAGATGAAGATGAAGGCAAGCGGATCATAGAACGAACAAGGAAGCGCCCATCTTGGTTCACACAGGACTGA